In a single window of the Deltaproteobacteria bacterium genome:
- a CDS encoding methionine synthase, which produces MSELATMRTDVVGSLLRPDGLKQARRRFDTGELDADGLREVEDAAIREAVALQEGAGLGVVTDGEFRRLNFQDSFGACVDGFRSGSARMEILERQSHGGTALRRWDVQRDVDPQVPVWHRLPAVERLRLARNLPLEEYRFLGAATGTPAKVALVGPDRISQRFDHENSRGVYPTMDDFLADVVAIEKAMVASLVEAGCRYVQIDAPGYTAYVDEPSVAAMRARGEDPEANLERSIAADNRIVEAFGDAVSGIHLCRGNQRSMWHREGSYDAVAERLFSGLRHRRLLLEYDTERAGGFEPLRFVPKGTVVVLGLVSTKVPELESVDFLKRRIDDAARYLPLEQLAISPQCGFSSDVVGNLITPDDQKRKLERVVETARQVWG; this is translated from the coding sequence ATGAGCGAACTGGCAACCATGAGGACCGACGTGGTGGGGAGCCTGCTGCGCCCCGACGGGCTCAAGCAGGCGCGCCGCCGCTTCGATACGGGCGAGCTGGACGCGGACGGGCTGCGGGAGGTCGAGGACGCGGCCATCCGGGAGGCCGTGGCACTCCAGGAGGGCGCGGGCCTGGGCGTGGTCACCGACGGGGAGTTCCGCAGGCTCAACTTCCAGGACAGTTTCGGTGCGTGCGTGGACGGATTCCGCTCCGGGTCGGCGCGAATGGAGATACTGGAGCGCCAGTCCCATGGCGGGACGGCGCTGCGGCGCTGGGACGTGCAGCGCGACGTAGACCCCCAGGTGCCGGTGTGGCACCGGCTGCCGGCGGTGGAACGCCTGCGCCTGGCGCGGAACCTGCCGCTCGAGGAATACCGCTTCCTCGGTGCCGCGACCGGTACGCCGGCCAAGGTGGCTCTGGTGGGACCCGACCGCATCAGCCAGCGCTTCGACCACGAGAACTCGCGCGGCGTCTATCCCACCATGGACGACTTCCTCGCCGATGTCGTGGCCATCGAGAAGGCCATGGTGGCGAGCCTGGTGGAGGCCGGCTGCCGCTACGTCCAGATCGACGCGCCCGGCTACACGGCCTACGTGGACGAGCCGTCCGTGGCGGCCATGCGCGCGCGCGGCGAGGACCCGGAAGCCAACCTGGAGCGCTCCATCGCCGCCGACAACCGGATCGTCGAAGCCTTCGGCGACGCCGTGTCGGGCATCCACCTGTGCCGCGGCAACCAGCGCAGCATGTGGCACCGGGAGGGCTCCTACGACGCGGTGGCGGAACGGCTGTTCTCCGGCCTGCGGCACCGCCGGCTGCTGCTGGAGTACGACACCGAACGCGCCGGCGGGTTCGAGCCGCTGCGCTTTGTCCCCAAGGGAACGGTGGTGGTGCTGGGCTTGGTGAGCACCAAGGTGCCCGAGCTGGAGAGCGTGGATTTCCTGAAGCGGCGCATCGATGACGCCGCCCGCTACCTGCCGCTGGAACAGTTGGCCATCAGCCCTCAATGCGGTTTCTCCTCCGACGTGGTGGGCAATCTCATCACGCCCGACGACCAGAAGCGCAAGCTCGAGCGAGTGGTGGAGACCGCGCGGCAGGTATGGGGGTGA
- a CDS encoding N,N-dimethylformamidase large subunit has translation MLPITAYADRYSVAPGETIAFKVSSAASEDYEARLVRVISGDPNPDGPGIREQPVDAAFAGVYPSRVQPIRSGSYARVAGTAPLDALRSFTVTAVIWPTLPVLDHRQGLVSRVDAATGAGFTLEIDEQGSLAAVLSDGTATRGASVGKELRTRAWYRVFMSYDADKGELALGQQAFAPAMMVDDSGVVATSAGFGGSCAGSGDLLFAARAGSPPHDHYNGKLEAPRVLAAALDPDAAFRAAGEAPDSRDAVVASWDFSRQMSSARIIDTGPDAMHGETVNLPTRAMKGSRWTGEEMCWRHAPEHYAAIHFHDDDIYDCGWETDFSFRVPEDFRSGVYAVRLRAGDDEDMVPFFVRAAPGRPQSSACVLIPAFTYIVYANSVRDRANDAYREHVARWGASPWTPDEHPEYGISTYNYHSDGSGVSYSSRLRPILNQRSGYLSYAVPEAGSGLRHFPADTHLLAWLEALGHDFDVITDEDLDADGVGAIAPYKVVMTTTHPEYQTPRSLDALTDYTGQGGRLMYLGGNGFYWRVAVSPEFPGAVEIRRGESGIRAWAAEPGEYYNAFDGCYGGLWRSSGRAPQRLAGVGFISQGDFRGTSYRRLPASHDSRAAWIFEGIGDEVLGDFGLSGGGAAGFELDRLDTNLGSPPHALVLACSAEPDDSFTLVPEEIVALYRRRPHLVRDLLRAEIVFFETPNGGAVFSVGSITFCGSLPHNDFDNNISRMVDNVLRRFRSE, from the coding sequence ATGCTACCCATCACAGCCTATGCCGACCGCTACTCGGTAGCGCCCGGCGAGACCATCGCGTTCAAGGTGAGCTCGGCCGCGTCCGAGGACTATGAGGCACGCTTGGTGCGCGTCATCAGCGGCGACCCCAACCCGGACGGCCCCGGCATCCGCGAACAACCCGTGGACGCCGCCTTTGCCGGAGTCTACCCGTCGCGGGTGCAGCCGATCCGCAGCGGCTCATATGCACGGGTCGCCGGCACCGCACCCCTGGACGCGCTCCGCAGCTTCACGGTGACCGCCGTCATCTGGCCCACCCTGCCGGTCCTCGATCACCGGCAGGGTCTTGTGTCGCGGGTCGATGCCGCCACTGGCGCGGGCTTCACCCTGGAGATCGACGAACAGGGTTCCCTCGCGGCCGTCTTGAGCGACGGCACCGCGACCCGCGGCGCCAGTGTCGGCAAGGAACTGCGTACCCGCGCCTGGTACCGGGTCTTCATGAGCTACGATGCGGACAAGGGGGAGCTTGCTCTGGGCCAGCAGGCATTCGCGCCGGCGATGATGGTCGACGACTCGGGCGTGGTCGCCACCTCCGCCGGGTTCGGTGGGAGCTGCGCCGGGAGCGGCGACCTCCTGTTCGCGGCGCGCGCGGGCTCGCCTCCCCACGACCACTACAACGGCAAGCTCGAAGCGCCGCGGGTGCTGGCGGCGGCGCTGGACCCGGATGCGGCGTTCCGCGCGGCGGGAGAGGCTCCGGACTCCCGCGATGCGGTCGTGGCGTCATGGGACTTCTCCCGCCAGATGTCGTCGGCGCGCATCATCGACACCGGCCCGGACGCGATGCACGGCGAGACCGTCAACCTGCCGACCCGCGCCATGAAAGGCTCGCGCTGGACCGGCGAGGAGATGTGCTGGCGCCACGCCCCGGAGCACTACGCCGCAATTCACTTCCACGACGACGACATCTACGACTGCGGCTGGGAGACCGACTTCAGCTTCCGGGTGCCGGAGGACTTCAGGAGCGGCGTCTACGCGGTGCGCCTGCGCGCGGGTGACGACGAGGACATGGTGCCCTTCTTCGTGCGCGCCGCTCCGGGACGGCCCCAGTCGAGCGCCTGCGTGCTCATCCCCGCCTTCACCTACATCGTCTATGCCAACTCCGTCCGCGACAGGGCCAACGACGCCTACCGCGAGCACGTGGCGCGCTGGGGGGCGAGCCCCTGGACGCCGGACGAGCATCCCGAGTACGGCATCTCCACCTACAACTACCACTCCGACGGCAGCGGGGTTAGCTATTCGTCGCGGCTCCGTCCCATCCTGAACCAGCGCTCCGGCTACTTGTCCTACGCGGTTCCCGAAGCCGGTTCCGGCCTGCGCCACTTCCCCGCCGACACCCACCTGCTGGCGTGGCTGGAGGCGCTGGGCCACGATTTCGACGTCATCACCGACGAGGACCTCGACGCCGACGGCGTCGGCGCCATCGCGCCGTACAAGGTGGTGATGACGACCACGCACCCCGAGTACCAGACACCGCGCTCGCTCGACGCCCTCACGGACTACACCGGGCAGGGCGGGCGGCTGATGTACCTGGGCGGCAACGGTTTCTACTGGCGCGTCGCGGTCAGTCCGGAGTTCCCCGGCGCGGTGGAGATCCGCCGGGGCGAGTCCGGGATCCGCGCCTGGGCGGCGGAGCCCGGGGAGTACTACAACGCCTTCGACGGCTGCTACGGCGGACTGTGGCGGAGCAGCGGCCGCGCCCCCCAACGCCTGGCGGGAGTGGGGTTCATATCACAGGGCGACTTTCGCGGCACCAGTTACCGGCGCCTGCCCGCTTCCCACGATTCCCGCGCCGCCTGGATCTTCGAGGGTATCGGGGACGAGGTCCTCGGCGACTTCGGACTGAGCGGCGGGGGCGCGGCCGGCTTCGAGCTCGACCGGCTGGACACGAACCTGGGTTCTCCGCCCCACGCCCTCGTGCTCGCCTGCTCGGCGGAGCCGGACGACAGCTTCACGCTGGTCCCGGAGGAGATCGTGGCCCTTTACCGCAGACGTCCCCACCTTGTGCGGGACCTCCTCCGCGCCGAGATCGTGTTCTTCGAGACCCCCAACGGCGGCGCGGTGTTCTCGGTGGGCTCCATCACGTTCTGCGGCAGCCTCCCCCACAA